Proteins from a genomic interval of Pseudomonas paeninsulae:
- a CDS encoding SulP family inorganic anion transporter: MLQSLKNTWFFNIRGDVLAGLVVALALIPEAIAFSIIAGVDPKVGLYASFCIAVVIAFVGGRPGMISAATGAMALVMVTLVKDHGLQYLLAATLLTGVLQIGAGYLKLGSLMRFVSRSVVTGFVNALAILIFMAQLPELTNVTWHVYAMTAAGLGIIYLFPYVPKIGKLIPSPLVCILALTGVYMYTGMDIRSVGDMGQLPDTLPIFLWPEVPLNLETLAIIFPYAAALAVVGLLESMMTATIVDDLTDTSSDKNRECKGQGVANVASGLLGGMAGCAMIGQSVINVKSGGRGRLSCLVAGAVLLFMVVFLSDWVSQIPMAALVAVMIMVSIGTFSWDSLRNLKSFPLSTNIVMLATVAVTVYTHNLAYGVFVGVLLAAMFFANKIGHFLYINSAADDDGSQRSYKVVGQVFFSSADKFVAAFDFKEAVDKVSIDLSRAHFWDITAVAALDKVVLKFRREGTDVEVLGLNQASATIVDRFGVHDKPDAVDQLMGH, encoded by the coding sequence ATGCTGCAAAGCCTGAAAAACACCTGGTTCTTCAACATCCGCGGCGACGTGCTCGCCGGTCTGGTGGTGGCGCTGGCGCTGATCCCCGAAGCCATCGCCTTCTCGATCATCGCCGGGGTCGACCCCAAGGTCGGCCTCTACGCCTCCTTCTGCATCGCCGTGGTGATCGCTTTCGTCGGCGGCCGCCCGGGCATGATCTCCGCCGCCACCGGCGCCATGGCCCTGGTCATGGTGACCCTGGTCAAGGACCACGGCCTGCAGTACCTGCTAGCCGCCACCCTGCTCACCGGGGTACTGCAGATCGGTGCTGGCTACCTCAAGCTGGGCTCGCTGATGCGCTTCGTCTCGCGCTCGGTGGTCACCGGCTTCGTCAACGCCCTGGCGATCCTGATCTTCATGGCCCAGCTGCCGGAGCTGACCAACGTCACCTGGCACGTCTACGCCATGACCGCCGCGGGCCTGGGCATCATCTACCTGTTTCCCTATGTGCCCAAGATCGGCAAGCTGATCCCCTCGCCGCTGGTGTGCATCCTGGCGCTGACTGGGGTGTACATGTACACCGGCATGGATATCCGCAGCGTCGGCGACATGGGACAACTGCCGGACACCCTGCCGATCTTCCTCTGGCCCGAGGTGCCGCTGAACCTCGAGACCCTGGCGATCATCTTCCCCTACGCCGCCGCCCTGGCCGTGGTCGGCTTGCTGGAGTCGATGATGACCGCCACCATCGTCGACGATTTGACCGACACCAGCAGTGACAAGAACCGCGAATGCAAAGGCCAGGGCGTGGCCAACGTCGCCTCGGGCCTGCTCGGCGGCATGGCCGGTTGCGCGATGATCGGCCAGTCGGTGATCAACGTGAAATCCGGCGGTCGTGGCCGTCTGTCCTGCCTGGTGGCGGGCGCGGTGCTGCTGTTCATGGTGGTGTTTCTCAGCGACTGGGTCAGTCAGATCCCCATGGCCGCGCTGGTCGCGGTGATGATCATGGTGTCGATCGGCACCTTCAGCTGGGACTCGCTGCGTAATCTGAAGAGCTTCCCGCTGTCGACCAACATCGTCATGCTCGCCACCGTCGCGGTCACCGTTTATACCCACAACCTGGCCTACGGCGTATTCGTCGGCGTGCTGCTGGCGGCGATGTTCTTCGCCAACAAGATCGGTCACTTCCTCTATATCAATTCCGCAGCTGACGACGACGGTAGCCAGCGCAGCTACAAGGTGGTCGGCCAGGTGTTCTTCAGCTCCGCCGACAAATTCGTCGCCGCCTTTGACTTCAAGGAGGCGGTCGATAAGGTGAGCATCGACCTGTCCCGTGCGCACTTCTGGGACATCACCGCCGTCGCCGCCCTGGACAAGGTGGTGCTCAAGTTCCGCCGTGAAGGCACCGACGTCGAAGTACTGGGCCTCAACCAAGCCAGCGCCACCATCGTCGACCGCTTCGGCGTGCATGACAAACCCGATGCCGTCGACCAACTGATGGGCCACTAA
- a CDS encoding universal stress protein has translation MTHVMACIDGSQSATGVCDYAAWASQRLDAPLCFLHVLDQVQYPQQSDLSGNIGLGSREHLLQELAALDEKRGKLALEQGHHLLEAVKARAIADGVSNPQLRQRHGDLVESLAELQADIRLLVIGRQGETSDNLSQLVGSHLENVIRTVQRPILVSCGEFKAPQSYLFAYDGSATARKSIEMIAASPLLKGLPCHLLMVGADTSDAWEQLKSAERVLQGSASAVHLAIRAGEVEPTLHAYQAEHGIDLLAMGAYGHSRIRQFLVGSTTSHLLRTSVSPLLILR, from the coding sequence ATGACCCACGTAATGGCTTGTATCGATGGTTCGCAATCCGCCACCGGTGTCTGTGACTACGCCGCCTGGGCCAGCCAGCGCCTCGACGCACCGCTGTGCTTCCTGCATGTCCTGGATCAGGTGCAGTACCCACAACAGAGCGACCTGTCCGGTAACATTGGCCTGGGCAGCCGCGAACACCTGCTGCAAGAACTGGCGGCACTCGACGAAAAACGCGGCAAGCTGGCCCTGGAGCAGGGCCATCACCTGCTCGAAGCGGTCAAGGCCCGGGCCATTGCCGATGGCGTGAGCAACCCGCAACTGCGCCAACGGCATGGCGACCTGGTGGAGAGCCTCGCCGAACTGCAAGCGGACATCCGCCTGCTGGTGATCGGCCGCCAGGGCGAAACCAGCGACAACCTCAGCCAACTGGTCGGCAGCCACCTGGAAAACGTCATCCGCACCGTACAGCGGCCGATCCTGGTCAGCTGCGGCGAGTTCAAGGCGCCGCAAAGCTACCTGTTCGCCTACGACGGCAGCGCCACCGCGCGCAAAAGCATCGAGATGATCGCCGCCAGCCCGCTGCTCAAGGGCCTGCCGTGTCACCTGCTGATGGTCGGCGCCGATACCAGCGACGCCTGGGAACAGCTCAAGTCCGCCGAACGCGTACTGCAGGGTTCGGCCAGCGCGGTGCACCTGGCAATCCGCGCCGGCGAAGTCGAACCGACCCTGCACGCCTACCAGGCCGAACATGGCATCGACCTGCTGGCCATGGGTGCCTACGGCCACTCGCGGATTCGCCAGTTCCTGGTCGGCAGCACCACCAGCCACTTGCTGCGCACCAGCGTCAGCCCGCTGCTGATCCTGCGCTAG
- a CDS encoding GGDEF domain-containing protein, translating to MSNAEVPREPQTFALWREAQDTRVRTRLGGIYYLLAWLLTWLFSDTPTELLAWGFTGAVFFALMFALRLLHRLPAKETPQALCTWLDRHWALVLLTALAWGLVHAWALSDPAFASSRLIATLSTVAFSTALAFNFSMRKGRAIAALLLLYLPGLLALALAWREQHAILITLAFFLSYLLLALKRSHREYHNTLTLELELREQQQSLEQLSRTDSLTQLGNRYQFNNLFPVLVANAQRQSESMSLVLLDIDFFKRVNDEHGHACGDACLSAFAERMRQVFRRGSDALLRLGGEEFGVLMPNTSLEQACLLAESFRQALAQHGFTVQDNSLPLTASLGVGCFDPQRDDNAEAFFKRVDDALYKAKGTGRNRLVQT from the coding sequence ATGAGCAACGCTGAAGTCCCCCGTGAGCCTCAAACCTTCGCTCTCTGGCGCGAAGCCCAAGACACCCGAGTCCGCACACGCCTGGGCGGTATCTATTACCTGCTGGCGTGGTTGCTGACCTGGCTGTTCAGCGATACCCCGACCGAGCTGCTGGCCTGGGGTTTCACTGGGGCCGTCTTCTTCGCCCTGATGTTCGCGCTACGCCTGCTCCATCGCCTGCCCGCGAAGGAGACGCCGCAAGCCCTGTGCACTTGGCTCGACCGCCATTGGGCATTAGTCCTGCTGACAGCGTTGGCCTGGGGCCTAGTGCATGCCTGGGCCCTCAGCGACCCGGCATTCGCCAGCTCCCGGCTGATCGCCACCCTCAGCACCGTCGCCTTCAGCACGGCGCTGGCCTTCAACTTCTCGATGCGCAAGGGCCGCGCCATCGCCGCCCTGCTCCTGCTCTATCTACCCGGCCTGCTCGCCCTGGCCCTGGCTTGGCGCGAACAACATGCGATATTGATCACCCTGGCCTTCTTCCTGAGCTACCTGCTGCTGGCGCTCAAACGCAGCCATCGCGAGTATCACAACACCCTGACACTCGAACTCGAACTGCGGGAACAACAGCAAAGCCTGGAACAGCTCAGCCGCACCGACAGCCTGACCCAACTGGGCAACCGCTATCAGTTCAATAACCTGTTCCCAGTATTGGTCGCCAACGCCCAACGCCAAAGCGAGTCGATGTCGTTGGTGCTGCTGGACATCGACTTCTTCAAGCGGGTCAACGACGAACACGGCCATGCCTGCGGCGACGCCTGCCTCAGCGCCTTTGCCGAACGCATGCGCCAGGTATTCCGCCGCGGCAGCGATGCCCTGCTGCGCCTGGGGGGTGAGGAGTTCGGCGTGTTGATGCCCAATACCTCGCTGGAGCAAGCCTGCCTGCTGGCGGAGAGCTTTCGCCAGGCGCTGGCTCAGCACGGCTTCACCGTGCAGGACAACAGCCTGCCACTGACCGCCAGTCTCGGCGTCGGCTGTTTCGATCCGCAGCGCGACGACAACGCCGAAGCCTTCTTCAAGCGCGTCGACGATGCGCTCTACAAAGCCAAGGGTACGGGCCGCAACCGCCTGGTCCAGACCTGA
- a CDS encoding GGDEF domain-containing protein — protein sequence MKPEPAASSTRFSLWREASDTHVRSRFAGYYYLLAWGLLWFTSSAPWTNLWAWGGGSLLLLVFFALRSRHRPSAQLDPTQLQRWLDLHWLAILLQSMTWGLMLAGLQLHPEIVASHLLIMLSAVVFGTALAFTFPMRMGRCALAILLTYLPSTAVKFHLGIGDIGESVALVAYLGYLALFLYRWNREYCIGLERELRLLLHGEQLDRLSRTDALTELGNRYQFNALLPGWLANARRQNSQLTLVLLDIDFFKRVNDQYGHRTGDLCLQAFAERMRQGFRRDSDTLLRLGGEEFAVLMPDTALVQAIPLAERFRASLAAQPLQVEAQELPLTCSLGIGQFLPLCDDSAESFYKRVDDALYRAKAGGRNRLELA from the coding sequence ATGAAGCCTGAACCTGCGGCCTCCAGCACCCGCTTCAGCTTGTGGCGGGAGGCCAGCGATACCCATGTCCGCTCCAGGTTTGCCGGCTATTACTACCTGCTCGCCTGGGGCCTGCTCTGGTTCACCAGCAGCGCCCCCTGGACGAACCTCTGGGCGTGGGGCGGCGGCAGTCTGCTGTTGCTGGTGTTTTTCGCGTTGCGCAGTCGCCATCGGCCATCCGCACAACTCGACCCGACGCAACTGCAGCGCTGGCTGGATTTACACTGGCTGGCCATCCTTCTCCAGTCGATGACCTGGGGCCTGATGCTGGCGGGCCTCCAGCTACACCCCGAGATAGTCGCCTCGCACCTGTTGATCATGCTCAGCGCAGTGGTGTTCGGCACCGCCCTGGCGTTTACCTTCCCGATGCGCATGGGCCGTTGCGCACTGGCCATCCTGCTGACCTACCTGCCCAGCACTGCGGTCAAGTTCCACCTGGGCATCGGCGACATCGGCGAATCCGTGGCATTGGTGGCCTACCTGGGCTATCTGGCTCTGTTCCTCTATCGCTGGAACCGCGAGTACTGCATCGGCCTCGAACGCGAACTGCGCCTGCTGCTGCACGGCGAACAGCTGGACCGGTTGAGTCGCACCGACGCCCTGACCGAACTGGGCAATCGTTATCAGTTCAACGCGCTGCTGCCCGGCTGGCTGGCCAACGCACGCCGACAAAACAGCCAGCTGACCCTGGTGCTGCTGGATATCGATTTCTTCAAGAGGGTCAACGACCAGTACGGCCATCGCACCGGCGACCTCTGCCTGCAAGCCTTCGCCGAACGCATGCGCCAGGGATTCCGCCGCGACAGCGATACCCTGCTGCGCCTGGGTGGTGAGGAGTTCGCCGTGCTGATGCCCGACACCGCACTGGTGCAGGCCATCCCGCTGGCCGAGCGTTTTCGCGCGTCGTTGGCCGCGCAACCGCTGCAAGTAGAGGCGCAGGAGCTGCCACTGACCTGCAGCCTCGGCATCGGCCAGTTCCTGCCACTCTGCGACGACTCGGCGGAAAGCTTCTACAAACGGGTCGACGACGCCCTCTATCGGGCCAAGGCCGGGGGCCGCAATCGGCTCGAACTGGCCTGA
- a CDS encoding methyl-accepting chemotaxis protein: MTDMVATAVHEMGLTVQEIARNANRAAQASHGARDEAQQARVVVGQSIEHIERMSADIGGAAAAVGELAQQVGSIDQVLAVIRGISEQTNLLALNAAIEAARAGEMGRGFAVVADEVRTLASRTQRSTDEIQQIIQRLKQGADTAVISMHAGQAATGTGVEASQRTGQSLGAITEQVETISDMNTQVAAATEEQSAVTEEITRNVQGIADLAHATADEVRSCREDCQTLSCLADDLARQMGSFRL, from the coding sequence ATGACCGACATGGTCGCCACCGCGGTGCATGAGATGGGCCTGACCGTGCAGGAAATCGCGCGCAATGCCAACCGCGCCGCCCAGGCCTCGCACGGTGCCCGTGACGAGGCGCAGCAGGCGCGTGTGGTGGTCGGTCAATCAATCGAACATATCGAACGGATGTCCGCCGACATTGGCGGCGCGGCCGCGGCGGTGGGCGAGTTGGCGCAACAGGTGGGGTCCATCGATCAGGTGCTGGCGGTGATCCGCGGGATTTCCGAGCAGACCAACCTGCTGGCGCTGAATGCCGCGATTGAGGCGGCGCGCGCCGGAGAAATGGGCCGTGGTTTCGCCGTGGTGGCCGACGAGGTGCGCACCCTGGCCAGCCGTACCCAGCGTTCCACCGACGAAATCCAGCAGATTATCCAGCGCCTCAAACAGGGCGCGGATACCGCGGTCATCTCCATGCATGCCGGACAGGCGGCGACGGGCACCGGGGTCGAGGCCAGTCAGCGCACCGGTCAATCGCTGGGTGCGATCACCGAACAGGTGGAAACCATCAGCGACATGAATACTCAGGTGGCGGCGGCGACCGAGGAGCAGTCGGCGGTCACCGAGGAAATCACCCGTAACGTCCAGGGCATCGCCGACCTGGCACATGCCACCGCCGACGAAGTGCGCAGTTGTCGTGAGGACTGCCAGACCCTGAGTTGCCTGGCCGATGATCTGGCCCGGCAGATGGGCAGTTTCAGGCTCTAG